A genomic window from Lactobacillus sp. ESL0677 includes:
- a CDS encoding putative holin-like toxin — protein MSAADAIQLMLSFGTFIVALIALIVEIIKLISKKHSKLSGGDKI, from the coding sequence GTGTCTGCTGCAGACGCTATTCAATTAATGCTTTCTTTTGGCACTTTCATTGTTGCCTTGATTGCATTAATTGTTGAGATTATTAAATTAATTTCCAAAAAACATTCTAAGCTTAGTGGTGGAGATAAGATCTGA
- a CDS encoding IS110 family transposase translates to MEIVFGIDISSKTFNVAIGIDNSIVKEYKTTNNRLGFKELLVDLKQFEQPEVVFEATGTYSRRLEMFLQDYDYGYIRLNPLDAKKQMDNFRHRKTDIIDARNLALSQFQFKRKNTYQAKPVYQDLKDYNHFYQELNNDVVRTKDRLHSALQLTFPEIETLLSKTDSKLYWNLVKKFPISTIVFEYSIAELKEIVMHATDKCISDKRALKIAEKLSKLANESYPSVDEQSGVVMQVTYFVNQLMQLEQEKAVVIKEMSALSKELPEYEELLSLPGVAATTANEIIAELGDIKRFKRPNQINAYIGIDLKQYESGEYKAARHISKRGNAVARKILYQAVINMVSAATHDSGKNHIADYYQRKKQSYPVKMTKKIAIASIARLIRTIFSLVKNRQQYTYYPTLSK, encoded by the coding sequence ATGGAAATTGTTTTTGGAATTGATATTAGCAGTAAAACCTTTAACGTCGCTATTGGCATTGATAATTCTATCGTTAAGGAATATAAGACGACTAACAATCGTTTGGGATTTAAAGAGCTATTAGTTGATCTTAAACAGTTTGAGCAACCAGAAGTTGTCTTTGAGGCGACTGGAACTTATTCTCGGCGTTTAGAAATGTTTCTTCAAGACTATGATTATGGCTATATTCGTCTTAATCCGTTAGATGCTAAGAAACAAATGGATAATTTTAGACACCGTAAGACCGACATTATTGATGCTAGAAATCTAGCTTTATCACAGTTTCAGTTTAAAAGGAAAAACACCTATCAAGCAAAGCCTGTTTACCAAGATTTAAAGGATTACAATCATTTTTATCAAGAACTCAATAATGATGTTGTTCGTACTAAAGATCGGCTTCATAGTGCTTTACAGCTAACATTTCCTGAAATTGAAACTCTGCTTAGTAAAACCGATAGTAAACTTTATTGGAATCTGGTTAAGAAATTTCCAATAAGCACCATAGTATTTGAGTATTCAATTGCGGAGTTAAAAGAAATAGTGATGCATGCCACTGACAAATGTATTTCTGATAAGCGGGCACTTAAAATCGCTGAAAAGCTATCTAAGTTAGCCAATGAAAGTTATCCTAGTGTAGATGAACAATCCGGTGTTGTAATGCAAGTAACTTATTTTGTAAATCAATTAATGCAGCTTGAGCAAGAAAAAGCTGTAGTCATCAAAGAAATGAGCGCCTTGTCTAAAGAATTGCCAGAATATGAAGAACTACTTAGTTTACCAGGAGTAGCGGCTACTACAGCCAATGAAATTATTGCCGAATTAGGTGATATCAAACGATTTAAGCGCCCTAATCAGATCAATGCTTATATTGGCATTGATCTAAAGCAGTATGAATCAGGAGAATATAAAGCAGCACGTCACATTAGTAAGCGTGGAAACGCTGTGGCCAGAAAGATACTCTATCAGGCAGTGATTAATATGGTATCTGCAGCGACACATGATTCTGGTAAAAATCATATAGCAGACTATTACCAACGAAAAAAGCAATCTTACCCAGTCAAAATGACCAAGAAGATTGCCATTGCTTCAATAGCTCGTCTAATTCGAACTATCTTTAGTTTAGTAAAGAATAGACAGCAGTATACATATTATCCAACTTTATCAAAGTAA
- a CDS encoding C69 family dipeptidase encodes MKQTECTTILVGKNASLDGSTMIARSEDGGRTIIPEGFEVITPDKQPKHYESVISHQKIDDDDLPANPLRYTSAPDVSGESGIWAAAGINSDNVAMTATETITTNSRIQGIDPLTAEGGLGEEDFVTLTLPYLHSALDGVKRVSYLLEKYGTYEMNGMAFADNDEIWYLETIGGHHWIARRIPDDAYVIAPNRLNIDEFHFGQDGFMASSDLEDLIAEYHLNPDREGYNMRHIFGSSTIKDAHYNNPRAWFVHNYFDPEFGGQPSDQDQPFICHANRKISIEDIEWVESSHYQDTPYDPYGTGTDAEKKTFRSIALNRNFETHILQVRNDVPAEFAGVQWLAFGPNSFNCMVPFYTNVSTTPASYQTGAKFDLNKIFWLNKLTAQLGDTNFKVYGELEADFEQKSQSECHMIQHQTDKKAKDLSGQELEDLLVEANQKMANQVYSNTIDLLGNMVDEGHGLMTLKYDLLD; translated from the coding sequence ATGAAACAAACAGAATGTACCACAATTTTAGTTGGTAAAAATGCTTCACTCGATGGCTCAACCATGATCGCACGTAGTGAGGATGGCGGTAGAACCATTATTCCTGAAGGATTTGAAGTTATTACACCAGACAAGCAACCTAAGCACTACGAGAGTGTCATCAGCCACCAAAAGATTGACGATGACGACTTGCCAGCTAATCCATTACGCTACACTAGCGCTCCTGACGTGTCAGGCGAAAGTGGCATTTGGGCAGCTGCCGGAATTAATTCAGACAACGTTGCCATGACTGCTACTGAAACCATCACCACTAATTCTCGGATTCAAGGGATTGACCCATTAACTGCAGAAGGTGGTCTTGGCGAAGAAGATTTTGTCACTCTAACATTGCCATACCTCCATTCAGCTCTTGATGGTGTTAAGCGTGTCAGTTATTTATTAGAAAAATACGGCACTTACGAAATGAACGGCATGGCTTTTGCCGACAATGATGAAATTTGGTACCTAGAAACTATCGGCGGTCACCACTGGATTGCACGTCGCATTCCTGACGATGCTTACGTGATTGCTCCTAACCGGTTAAACATTGACGAATTCCACTTTGGTCAAGATGGCTTCATGGCTTCTTCAGACTTGGAAGACTTAATCGCTGAATACCACTTAAATCCTGACCGTGAAGGCTACAACATGCGTCACATTTTTGGTAGTTCAACTATCAAAGATGCACATTACAACAATCCACGTGCATGGTTTGTTCACAACTACTTTGATCCAGAGTTTGGCGGTCAACCAAGCGATCAAGACCAACCATTCATTTGCCATGCTAACCGCAAAATTAGTATTGAAGACATCGAATGGGTTGAGAGTTCTCACTACCAAGACACGCCATACGATCCTTATGGTACTGGTACTGATGCCGAAAAGAAAACTTTCCGGTCAATCGCACTTAACCGTAATTTTGAAACTCATATTTTACAAGTTAGAAATGACGTTCCTGCCGAATTTGCTGGTGTTCAATGGCTTGCCTTTGGACCAAACAGCTTCAACTGCATGGTGCCATTCTACACCAACGTTTCAACCACCCCTGCTAGCTATCAAACTGGTGCTAAGTTTGACTTGAACAAGATTTTCTGGTTGAACAAGTTGACAGCTCAACTCGGCGACACCAACTTTAAGGTTTATGGCGAGTTAGAAGCTGACTTTGAACAAAAGTCGCAGTCAGAATGTCACATGATCCAACACCAAACTGACAAAAAGGCTAAAGACTTATCTGGTCAAGAATTAGAAGACTTGCTTGTAGAAGCCAACCAAAAGATGGCTAACCAAGTTTATAGCAATACCATTGACCTTCTTGGCAACATGGTTGATGAGGGTCACGGGTTGATGACCTTAAAATATGACTTGTTAGATTAG
- a CDS encoding UDP-N-acetylglucosamine 1-carboxyvinyltransferase, whose product MKQMIIHGGKPLQGDVWIGGAKNSTVALIPASILSRTPVTLEGVPRIADVDNLMDLLSEMDVVSDFHETTLYIDPVNIKMSPLPSGKIKSLRASYYFMGALLGRFGKAVVGFPGGDDIGPRPIDQHIKGFEALGACVKNENDQITIKSPASGLHGATIHLKMPSVGATMNIIMASVTAHGQTVIDNAAKEPEIIDLATFLNNMGAVIRGAGTDTIRIEGVEQLRAQTPHTIIPDRIEAGTYISLAGCVGNGIRIHNIIEEHLDSYLAKVEEMGVVIDADEDSLFVYPAGELKMTQIKTGAYPGFATDLQQPVTPLLLTAKTGEGVIIDRIYPKRIGHIEQLRKMGADIKAEDDIILVHPTEHLHGATVAAGEIRAGACLMIAGLMADGTTVINNAGNILRGYDRVQEKLRLLGADVTIQDVPEK is encoded by the coding sequence ATGAAGCAAATGATAATTCATGGTGGAAAGCCCCTGCAGGGTGATGTCTGGATCGGTGGCGCTAAGAACTCAACGGTGGCACTGATTCCAGCATCGATTTTGTCGCGTACACCAGTAACCTTGGAAGGTGTTCCAAGAATTGCTGACGTCGACAACTTAATGGATTTATTGAGTGAGATGGATGTTGTAAGTGACTTTCACGAAACGACATTGTATATTGACCCAGTAAACATTAAGATGAGCCCATTGCCAAGCGGTAAGATTAAGAGTTTGCGTGCTTCCTATTATTTTATGGGCGCACTACTCGGCCGCTTTGGTAAGGCTGTTGTGGGCTTCCCCGGTGGGGATGATATTGGGCCGCGTCCCATCGACCAGCATATTAAGGGCTTTGAAGCCTTAGGCGCATGTGTAAAAAATGAAAATGATCAAATAACAATTAAGTCTCCCGCAAGTGGACTTCATGGTGCAACAATTCACCTGAAAATGCCATCAGTCGGGGCAACAATGAATATTATTATGGCCAGCGTAACCGCGCATGGTCAAACAGTAATTGACAATGCTGCCAAAGAACCTGAAATTATTGATTTAGCAACTTTTCTCAATAATATGGGTGCTGTTATTCGTGGTGCTGGGACTGACACGATTCGGATTGAAGGAGTAGAGCAGCTGCGTGCGCAGACGCCGCATACAATTATCCCTGACCGAATTGAAGCTGGTACGTATATTTCGCTAGCTGGCTGTGTTGGTAATGGTATTCGAATCCATAACATCATTGAGGAACACCTCGATTCATACCTTGCTAAGGTTGAGGAAATGGGTGTAGTGATTGATGCCGATGAAGATTCGTTGTTTGTCTATCCAGCTGGTGAACTTAAGATGACGCAAATTAAGACGGGAGCTTATCCTGGATTTGCGACAGACTTGCAGCAGCCAGTGACGCCGCTTTTGTTAACGGCAAAAACTGGTGAGGGCGTCATTATTGACCGTATTTATCCTAAACGCATTGGCCACATTGAGCAGTTGCGCAAGATGGGTGCTGATATTAAGGCTGAAGATGATATAATTTTAGTTCATCCAACTGAGCACCTGCACGGCGCAACGGTGGCAGCCGGAGAGATCCGTGCTGGCGCTTGCCTGATGATTGCGGGCTTGATGGCAGACGGAACAACGGTGATTAATAACGCGGGCAATATCTTGCGTGGATATGACCGTGTCCAAGAGAAACTTCGCTTGCTTGGTGCTGATGTTACCATTCAAGATGTACCAGAAAAATAA
- a CDS encoding CTP synthase, which produces MTKYIFVTGGVVSSLGKGITASSLGRLLKNRGLKVTMQKFDPYINIDPGTMNPYQHGEVFVTDDGTEADLDLGHYERIVDVRTSKYSNVTTGKIYKEVLEKERRGDYHGATVQVIPHITDMIKEKIMRAGITTDSDVVISEIGGTVGDIESTPFMEAIRQMRREVGEDNVMYIHCTLVPYLHAAQEMKTKPTQHSVAELRSIGIQPNMLVLRAEMPIDQEHKDKISNFTDVPVDRIIESINAPSLFDLPLAFQEQGMDQKVCDFLHLESPKPAADMEEWKKLDERAKNLKYTTKITLVGKYVELEDAYISVTDALQHAGYLYNTKIEVDKVQAEDVTEDNIADLMKDSDGLIVPGGFGSRGYEGMITAIKYARENDIPFLGVCLGMQLTTIEFARDVLGIKDANTGEVTPNGKHNVIDIMADKRDEENIGGTLRLGLYPATLKKGTKTAAAYDNQDVIQERHRHRYEFNNEYRDAFEKAGMTISGVSPDNHLVEVVEITKNKFFVAAQYHPEFLSRPQRPEGLYQAFIGAASGLPAEKF; this is translated from the coding sequence ATGACAAAATATATCTTCGTTACTGGTGGCGTTGTTTCATCTTTGGGCAAAGGAATCACTGCTTCAAGTCTTGGACGTTTGCTTAAGAACCGTGGTTTAAAAGTAACCATGCAAAAGTTTGATCCATATATTAACATTGACCCGGGGACAATGAACCCATACCAACACGGCGAAGTCTTCGTTACCGATGATGGTACGGAAGCTGACCTTGACTTAGGTCACTATGAGCGAATTGTGGATGTGCGGACTAGCAAGTATTCCAACGTTACTACCGGTAAGATTTACAAGGAAGTTTTGGAAAAAGAACGCCGCGGCGACTACCACGGTGCGACAGTTCAAGTAATTCCGCATATTACCGACATGATTAAGGAAAAGATTATGCGCGCCGGCATTACGACAGACTCTGATGTCGTTATTTCTGAAATCGGTGGGACAGTTGGTGACATTGAATCAACACCATTCATGGAAGCAATTCGGCAGATGCGTCGTGAAGTTGGCGAAGACAATGTGATGTATATTCATTGTACATTGGTACCATATTTACACGCTGCTCAAGAAATGAAGACCAAGCCAACACAACATTCAGTTGCGGAATTGCGTAGCATTGGAATTCAACCTAATATGCTAGTGTTACGTGCAGAAATGCCAATCGACCAAGAGCATAAGGATAAGATTTCTAACTTTACCGATGTTCCTGTTGACCGGATTATCGAATCAATTAACGCGCCATCATTATTCGACTTGCCACTTGCCTTCCAAGAGCAAGGTATGGATCAAAAAGTCTGTGATTTCTTACATCTTGAGAGTCCTAAACCAGCAGCTGACATGGAAGAATGGAAGAAGCTTGACGAACGTGCTAAGAATCTAAAGTACACAACCAAGATTACATTAGTTGGTAAGTACGTTGAACTTGAAGATGCTTATATTTCTGTTACTGACGCTTTGCAACATGCTGGCTATCTGTACAATACCAAGATTGAAGTTGACAAGGTTCAAGCTGAAGATGTTACTGAAGACAACATTGCTGACTTGATGAAGGATTCAGATGGCTTAATTGTTCCCGGTGGTTTTGGCAGTCGGGGCTACGAAGGCATGATTACGGCAATTAAATATGCTCGGGAAAACGACATTCCGTTTCTTGGCGTTTGTTTAGGGATGCAATTAACCACAATTGAGTTTGCCCGCGACGTTTTAGGAATTAAGGATGCCAATACTGGTGAAGTAACGCCTAATGGTAAGCATAATGTGATTGATATTATGGCTGACAAGCGTGATGAAGAAAACATCGGTGGAACTTTGCGTTTAGGTCTCTACCCAGCTACCTTGAAGAAGGGCACCAAGACGGCTGCTGCTTACGATAACCAAGATGTTATCCAAGAGCGTCACCGTCACCGTTACGAGTTCAACAATGAATATCGTGATGCCTTTGAAAAGGCTGGTATGACTATCTCTGGTGTTTCACCTGATAATCATTTGGTTGAAGTTGTTGAAATTACTAAGAATAAGTTCTTTGTTGCTGCTCAATATCACCCAGAGTTTTTGAGTAGACCACAAAGACCTGAAGGACTTTACCAAGCATTCATTGGTGCTGCCAGTGGTTTGCCAGCAGAAAAATTTTAA
- the rpoE gene encoding DNA-directed RNA polymerase subunit delta — MGLNDFKDKNRNELSMIEVARAILEDNNKRMAFADIVNAVQKFLGESDEEIRERLPQFYTDMNTNGEFISMGENVWALRSWFPYESVDEEVNHPEDEDEEDTRSHHKKVNAFLASATGSDDIIDYDNDDPEDEDLDATAADDTDDFSGDEDDFGTTNDDEEELPDGIEGQLSELDDEDDEDDEDE; from the coding sequence GTGGGATTAAACGACTTTAAAGACAAAAATCGTAACGAACTATCAATGATTGAAGTTGCTCGCGCAATTTTGGAAGATAATAATAAGAGAATGGCCTTTGCTGATATTGTAAATGCCGTGCAGAAATTCTTAGGTGAAAGTGACGAAGAAATTCGTGAACGTTTGCCGCAATTTTATACAGATATGAACACTAATGGTGAGTTCATTTCAATGGGTGAAAATGTGTGGGCACTAAGATCATGGTTCCCATACGAATCTGTTGACGAAGAAGTTAACCACCCAGAAGATGAGGACGAGGAAGATACTCGTTCACACCATAAGAAGGTTAACGCCTTTTTGGCCAGCGCAACGGGCAGTGATGATATCATTGACTATGATAATGATGATCCAGAAGACGAAGATTTGGATGCCACGGCCGCTGACGATACCGACGACTTTAGTGGTGATGAAGATGACTTTGGTACTACTAATGACGATGAAGAAGAATTACCAGATGGTATCGAAGGTCAATTATCCGAACTCGACGACGAGGATGATGAAGACGACGAAGACGAATAA
- a CDS encoding DUF1934 domain-containing protein — translation MAKVTVTFTSTIRQENETESFAKKAEGELRRDGAITRVSYLEDGKIPVKILIKTGDVIIRRQPDQQNYSQLHFRLGEQQPCCYVAAGYQMDLTSTTNQIKFFSKNDGSQELRIEYDLFSGLYLVGNYTVTLIFT, via the coding sequence ATGGCTAAAGTAACAGTGACTTTCACAAGTACAATTAGGCAAGAGAATGAGACGGAATCATTTGCCAAAAAAGCAGAGGGCGAACTTAGACGGGACGGCGCAATTACCCGTGTTTCTTATCTTGAAGATGGCAAAATTCCGGTTAAAATTTTAATTAAGACAGGCGATGTTATTATCCGCCGGCAACCTGACCAGCAAAATTATTCGCAGCTGCATTTTCGTTTGGGCGAGCAGCAACCTTGCTGTTATGTTGCGGCCGGGTACCAGATGGACTTAACTAGTACGACCAATCAAATTAAATTTTTCTCTAAAAATGATGGTTCTCAAGAACTTCGAATTGAATATGACCTCTTTAGTGGTCTATACTTAGTAGGTAATTACACTGTCACGTTGATTTTTACTTAA
- a CDS encoding HD domain-containing protein, with protein MAEFNSKKLAKEVVLRDPVHGYIHIEDQVIFDLLKTKEFQRMRRIKQLGPIAYVFPGATHTRFEHNLGVYELTRRICDIFVKKYPTQRPGDGLWDDHNRLLVECAGMLHDIGHGPYSHTFEHLFGTNHEKIGQKIITDPNTEINHALKQVAPNFPELVASVIAKTYPNPQVVKMISSQADADRMDYLERDAYFTGVTYGEFDLSRILQEIRPYQDGICFNSDGMHAVEDYISSRYQMYQQVYFHRVGRSMEVLLQHLLERAKIIYQQQRLQVTPSLARFLAGNWTLADYLKLDDGVMETNFSMWTKSGDPILADLANRYLYRKPLASVQIDQETKNLLPKLKDLIKQAGFDPTYYTATNSAFDEPYDAYKPSGKNANSQIEIMQNDGQLIELSQLSPLVRALNGTIQGDERFFFPKTMLSISDEPQIFDPLYEQFQRYIKNGELRYLRRPKRTTK; from the coding sequence ATGGCAGAATTTAATAGTAAAAAATTAGCTAAGGAAGTGGTGCTGCGCGACCCTGTCCACGGCTACATCCACATTGAGGATCAGGTTATCTTTGACCTACTAAAAACCAAAGAATTTCAGCGTATGCGTCGAATTAAGCAATTAGGGCCAATCGCTTATGTCTTTCCCGGCGCAACTCATACCCGTTTTGAACATAACTTAGGCGTTTATGAATTAACTAGACGAATCTGCGATATTTTTGTTAAAAAGTACCCTACGCAGCGCCCAGGAGATGGACTCTGGGACGATCATAACCGCCTACTGGTAGAGTGTGCTGGTATGCTACACGACATCGGCCATGGGCCTTATTCTCATACTTTTGAGCATTTATTTGGCACAAACCACGAAAAGATTGGTCAAAAAATTATTACCGACCCAAATACAGAAATTAATCATGCCTTAAAGCAGGTTGCTCCCAACTTTCCGGAACTCGTTGCTAGCGTGATTGCGAAGACCTATCCTAACCCACAAGTGGTAAAAATGATTTCCAGCCAAGCAGATGCTGACCGCATGGATTATCTCGAGCGTGACGCCTACTTTACTGGCGTTACTTACGGCGAATTTGACCTCTCACGAATTTTGCAGGAGATTAGGCCATACCAAGACGGGATCTGCTTTAATTCGGATGGAATGCATGCCGTTGAAGATTACATTTCCTCGCGCTATCAGATGTACCAGCAAGTTTACTTTCACCGGGTGGGACGGTCAATGGAAGTTCTACTGCAACACCTTCTTGAACGCGCCAAAATCATATACCAGCAACAACGTTTGCAGGTGACACCGAGTTTGGCACGCTTTTTAGCTGGGAATTGGACACTTGCTGATTATCTAAAACTAGATGATGGTGTAATGGAAACCAACTTCTCCATGTGGACTAAGTCTGGCGACCCAATTTTAGCCGATCTTGCTAATCGCTACCTTTACCGCAAGCCGCTGGCAAGCGTCCAAATCGATCAAGAAACTAAGAATTTACTACCTAAATTAAAGGATTTAATTAAGCAAGCCGGCTTTGACCCTACTTATTACACGGCAACTAATTCTGCTTTTGACGAACCTTACGACGCCTATAAGCCATCAGGTAAGAATGCTAATAGCCAAATCGAAATCATGCAAAACGATGGACAACTAATTGAACTATCACAATTAAGTCCGTTAGTCCGTGCCTTAAACGGCACTATTCAGGGTGATGAGCGGTTCTTTTTTCCAAAAACAATGCTCTCAATTAGTGATGAGCCGCAAATCTTTGATCCCCTATACGAGCAATTTCAACGTTATATCAAAAACGGTGAGCTGCGCTATTTAAGACGCCCAAAAAGAACTACTAAATAA
- a CDS encoding YbaK/EbsC family protein, with protein sequence MSYTEVENYFKERHMQDRIHLFDESTATVEEAANMLGVEPNQIAKTMAFQLKEHPIVIVTEGGARIANAKYKATFGQKAKMVKFDELEDKIGHPAGGVCPFAVKPDVKVYLDESIKKHDVIYPAAGLPNSAIKLTLAELEKYTQPFEWVDVTK encoded by the coding sequence ATGTCATATACAGAAGTTGAAAATTATTTTAAAGAGCGGCATATGCAAGACCGCATTCATCTTTTTGATGAATCAACAGCAACAGTTGAAGAAGCCGCCAATATGCTAGGAGTAGAGCCTAATCAAATCGCTAAGACGATGGCGTTTCAATTAAAAGAGCATCCAATTGTCATTGTGACAGAAGGCGGCGCACGTATTGCCAATGCTAAATATAAGGCCACCTTTGGTCAAAAGGCTAAAATGGTTAAGTTTGATGAATTAGAGGATAAGATTGGTCATCCCGCTGGTGGTGTCTGTCCGTTTGCCGTAAAGCCTGATGTTAAGGTTTATCTTGATGAAAGTATCAAGAAGCATGATGTTATCTATCCAGCTGCAGGACTACCAAATTCGGCAATTAAGCTGACTTTAGCAGAATTAGAAAAATATACACAACCGTTTGAATGGGTAGATGTGACCAAATAA
- a CDS encoding ABC transporter, with product MIKWLQLKQVLCNPRFLLFTIVIPAFWYIMMLNMTPAHVDLNYGIFIIACLWGIGGNSVVTFAKRINSGRQYYAFKAKTSYYSLGHYLFDQVLLQLILNLLIIAVNIGLGSISNRLPLTNKLIVFGLLLSCAGIYLSIIGFILGMSVQAETLDAMDFPIMCCVMLLVSPLDLFWQNGFVKHLVDFQKLFPFHYIYNVLNDLLAGKALLEDIVLFALTFIITLIPLLVIGWWQNHRGKINVS from the coding sequence ATGATTAAATGGCTACAATTAAAACAAGTCCTATGTAATCCACGTTTTTTATTATTTACGATTGTAATTCCTGCTTTTTGGTATATCATGATGTTGAATATGACCCCTGCTCATGTTGATCTTAATTATGGAATCTTTATTATTGCTTGCTTATGGGGCATTGGTGGCAATTCAGTTGTAACTTTTGCTAAAAGAATTAATTCTGGTCGGCAATATTATGCATTTAAAGCTAAAACATCATATTATTCATTGGGGCATTACTTGTTTGATCAGGTGTTACTACAATTAATTTTAAATTTATTAATTATTGCAGTTAACATTGGGCTTGGCTCAATAAGTAATCGCTTGCCGCTTACTAATAAGTTAATTGTTTTTGGTTTGTTGCTAAGTTGTGCTGGGATCTATTTGAGTATCATTGGCTTTATTCTAGGAATGTCAGTTCAGGCAGAAACACTTGATGCAATGGACTTTCCCATTATGTGTTGTGTGATGCTGTTAGTTAGTCCATTAGATTTATTTTGGCAAAATGGTTTTGTTAAGCATCTAGTTGATTTCCAAAAACTATTTCCTTTTCATTATATTTATAATGTTCTTAACGATTTATTGGCTGGAAAAGCACTGCTGGAGGATATAGTATTATTTGCCTTAACATTTATTATCACGCTAATACCGCTTTTGGTAATTGGTTGGTGGCAAAATCATCGAGGTAAGATAAATGTTTCTTAA
- a CDS encoding XRE family transcriptional regulator, which produces MENIFVEQLIKLRRKQRLSQNDLAQKLYVSRQSISKWELGETEPDINKLIMLAAVFGVSLDYLLLGTPTKRDILLKMTDLKKSFIYPVLKKINFTIMERDRIALLGSNGAGKSTLIKIIARLLQPDSGKIEFYYNPQTDLKIMPQENVLLDGLKVDEQIQLEAAIDQVYDRKQISVLLEQFNLKQQAKIMIKKLSGGQKRRLLLLLTLIKPSKFLILDEPTAGMDLQSIDFFWQCLDHVNSTVLTTTHDFNQIDKYFSRVVLLKDGEIIQDASVDTIHSHHQTIEQWYRHFNDGKEASND; this is translated from the coding sequence ATGGAGAATATTTTTGTTGAGCAATTGATTAAATTGCGGCGTAAGCAGCGCTTATCGCAAAATGATTTAGCGCAGAAATTGTATGTTTCTCGGCAATCTATTTCTAAATGGGAATTAGGAGAAACCGAGCCGGATATTAACAAATTAATCATGCTCGCGGCAGTTTTTGGTGTGTCACTGGATTATTTATTGTTGGGAACACCAACCAAGCGTGATATTTTGTTAAAAATGACGGATTTAAAGAAGTCCTTTATTTATCCGGTACTTAAAAAAATCAACTTCACAATTATGGAACGTGATCGAATTGCATTACTTGGTAGTAACGGCGCTGGAAAATCAACTTTGATTAAAATTATCGCCAGATTGTTACAACCAGATAGTGGCAAGATTGAGTTCTATTATAATCCGCAAACGGATTTGAAGATTATGCCCCAAGAAAATGTCTTACTTGATGGCTTAAAAGTAGATGAGCAAATTCAGCTAGAAGCAGCAATCGATCAAGTTTATGATCGTAAGCAAATCTCTGTTTTGCTTGAGCAATTTAATCTTAAGCAGCAAGCAAAAATTATGATTAAAAAATTATCAGGTGGACAAAAACGCCGTTTATTACTATTACTAACTCTAATTAAGCCAAGCAAATTTTTGATTTTGGATGAACCAACAGCTGGAATGGATTTACAGTCGATTGACTTTTTTTGGCAGTGTTTAGACCATGTGAATAGTACCGTATTGACAACTACGCATGATTTTAATCAAATCGATAAGTATTTCTCGCGTGTTGTATTACTTAAAGATGGTGAGATTATTCAAGATGCTTCAGTTGATACCATTCACAGTCATCATCAGACAATCGAGCAGTGGTATCGGCACTTTAATGATGGCAAGGAGGCTAGTAATGATTAA